The region CCTTGCGTTGTCAAAGGTAGACACTccaccaagctcctccagccgCTTCAGCAGACCAGACGTCAGATTCAAGTTCTCTGTCATGTAGGCAATTGTTGTTCCGGTATTTGGGGCAGCACCCGCCCAGTCGAATTCGATCCTAGCGCCAGATACTCCATCCCAGACTTGCATCTCCTGATATGGCTGTACCCGGTCTCGGGCCATGTGCTCCCATGCCCCAATCTGTTCGAGAAACTTGACCGAGGAGGGCGTGAGGGAGCTGCATCGATTCGAGAACTTGGTTGGTGGAAGGCTCCATGATCTGATTTTGGAGAGATCTTGGGCTTCGACAAGGGCAACTCGGAggtgggaggtgttggggttTGCGCCTGGAGAGGCTACGGTTAGCAACACCGTTCGGATGGTCAGGAATGTACATTACGGAAACACTCACGTAAAGCAGTCAAGAGACTGAGACCAGCAGGCCCTCCACCCACACATACCACATCGTAGATATCCGGTCGAGGGGGAGCACTGGAGTAGTTGCGCCAGAGCGGTTGCCGAGCGCTCCGAACGCAGCTTTGGCACACATATACCGCTCGTCTTCTGAGGAGAGCTTCCATGTTGTCTTTGGAAGCCCAGGTGCTTTCTTGCACCAAACTGGGCCTCAATTGCTTTCAATGCTTCAACAAAAGAAGATGGGATGAGGTTGCGAACAAGGGTCTAAGCTCCACTTTATGACATTGAGTAGAGTTTGGTAaccaaccctaaccctggtTCCGCTCGTACTTGGAAGCCATCTCGCGATTCAAACATGGCGATGGCTTTGTGAAGCTGCCAATTCAAGCTCCTTTGGTGGGACTCGTGCCGAGATAAATGATGAAATTCAGTCCAGTGGTAACCCGAGGCCAAGCTAGTGACTGCCGATGCGGCGCGACTGGTGCGtttcacatcatcacccgTTCGCAGCTTTCCTTGGTTCTCCTTTCCTGATCCTCACGTTATAAGCCCGCCAACTCTCATGCGCAGTGCCTCCGGTTACTAGATCTCACAACCCCATCGTCACATCAAATTCATACCAAGCCTCTGTATTGACCTAGTTTTGACTTCGCACTCGGAAACTTCAACAGACGGCCATTTACGACTCCTAAACCACCTATCCAGCTCGCACAACTCACCAACATGTCTTGTACGTTCCTCCTCTGTTCCTTTTACAGACAACGGACAATCGGTCTAACAATCCCCAGTCctaaccacaaccaccaacctatcccactcctccaccctcccagaAGGaaccacccactccctcgccctctccatGCTCTCAGACTACGAattcttcctctcctgcgACCCCGTCCTCGATTCCTtcaaacccctcccaccaaatTCCTCTCCTGACCTTCCCTCAAGTATCATGTCCCAAATCCGAACTGATACCCACCAACAACGGGGTATCTCCTACACCGTCATCGACATTGTACACACCACAATCTGGGACTCCAAAGTCGTCAGCACGTACGAATTTACCGACATTACTAATGGGGTCTTTGTTCGAATCAAGTCACCGATGGGGATAGTCATGGATACAGTATGGCAAGTTAGGGAGAAGCAAGATAAGAAAGGGGAgtgggagctggtggaggacttggagaTAAGGTGTAACCGGCTgttggtgggtgtggtgaaGGGGCAGtgtgaggaggggtggggaaAGATTCATGGGAAGATGATTAAGAGGTTGGAAGAGGATATCAACAAGGCAGATGGGAAGTGAGTTGTTGAGAGAGGTACGGTAAGGTAcccaggtaggtaggttggATTGTGTTGATTGTAACAGAAACTGTTGACGGTCGGAGTTTAGTTTAGCGCCAGAGCAAGTCTAGAAATACAGTCATAGAACCAACTCTACAACTACATTCTATAACTACACTCCATTCAAAACTGTACCACTACAACTACCACTCCCCACGAGCCAATAAGCGGCCCCAGAATACCATAGC is a window of Podospora pseudopauciseta strain CBS 411.78 chromosome 1, whole genome shotgun sequence DNA encoding:
- a CDS encoding hypothetical protein (EggNog:ENOG503P62F); its protein translation is MSFLTTTTNLSHSSTLPEGTTHSLALSMLSDYEFFLSCDPVLDSFKPLPPNSSPDLPSSIMSQIRTDTHQQRGISYTVIDIVHTTIWDSKVVSTYEFTDITNGVFVRIKSPMGIVMDTVWQVREKQDKKGEWELVEDLEIRCNRLLVGVVKGQCEEGWGKIHGKMIKRLEEDINKADGK